A genomic segment from Actinoplanes sichuanensis encodes:
- a CDS encoding DUF4262 domain-containing protein produces MIEYARQVFEASRICRCVICHDYGDRQDYEATDQDVIGNVQKFEWSVTGVAADEQGPGWSYTIGRWHSRGGPELAMFGLDLRVMQSCLNILAKRDGLADGQSHDDVVNGYPLYLRAVEPTWYRAFFGQAIWFYRHPPIPFLEVVWPDRNGGLPWDTGSLAQPHLWLAPTEHVQGVWTQDI; encoded by the coding sequence GTGATCGAATACGCTCGGCAGGTGTTCGAGGCTTCGCGGATCTGCCGCTGCGTCATCTGTCACGACTACGGCGATCGCCAGGACTACGAAGCGACCGACCAGGACGTGATCGGCAATGTGCAAAAGTTCGAGTGGAGCGTCACCGGCGTCGCTGCCGATGAGCAGGGGCCGGGCTGGTCGTACACGATCGGCCGATGGCACAGCCGGGGCGGGCCGGAGCTGGCGATGTTCGGACTCGACCTGCGCGTCATGCAGTCCTGCCTGAACATCCTCGCAAAACGGGACGGACTTGCCGACGGTCAGTCCCATGATGATGTCGTCAACGGCTACCCGTTGTACCTGAGGGCCGTCGAGCCGACCTGGTATCGGGCCTTCTTCGGCCAAGCCATCTGGTTTTACCGGCATCCACCCATCCCGTTCCTCGAGGTCGTCTGGCCGGACCGGAACGGCGGTCTCCCGTGGGACACCGGCAGCCTCGCCCAGCCACACCTCTGGCTCGCGCCCACCGAGCACGTCCAAGGCGTGTGGACCCAGGACATCTAG
- a CDS encoding SpoIID/LytB domain-containing protein yields MKALKNILAVLVAVVAGVAVVPGAAYAADRDGDCDSGEFCYYYNSGQTGSVSDFDESIEDYGATQPSCYEFKGAGNGQGVCVKNNAASVWNRTGKTVRVYFNSNFGGTAQDFAAGAKGNLNATLKNNNASHQFLGGSTSCTTDGTNSKLPTDILVYRVGLGRVDRVDFKTYVKNVLPNEWVTSWPDASLEAGAVAVKSYAWYWALHSTRKTPGGQCYDVADNTNDQVYKPSSAQSATSAAVDRTWSTRMTRNGSILRAHYCATTTACGGWVDGDWLSQYGSRDLANAGRSHQAILRHYYSDVVLS; encoded by the coding sequence GTGAAAGCCCTGAAGAACATTCTGGCGGTTCTGGTGGCAGTGGTCGCCGGCGTCGCGGTGGTGCCTGGCGCGGCCTACGCCGCCGACCGCGACGGCGATTGCGACAGCGGCGAATTCTGCTACTACTACAACAGTGGCCAGACCGGCTCGGTCTCGGATTTCGACGAGTCGATCGAGGATTACGGCGCGACCCAGCCGTCCTGCTACGAATTCAAGGGCGCGGGCAACGGCCAGGGCGTCTGCGTCAAGAACAACGCCGCCTCGGTCTGGAACCGCACCGGCAAGACCGTGCGGGTCTACTTCAACAGCAATTTCGGCGGTACGGCGCAGGACTTCGCGGCCGGCGCAAAAGGCAATCTCAACGCCACGCTGAAGAACAACAACGCCTCGCACCAGTTCCTGGGCGGTTCGACGAGCTGCACCACGGACGGCACCAACAGCAAACTGCCGACCGACATCCTGGTCTACCGGGTCGGTCTGGGCCGGGTCGACCGGGTCGACTTCAAGACGTACGTCAAGAACGTCCTCCCGAACGAATGGGTGACGAGCTGGCCGGACGCCTCGCTGGAGGCCGGCGCCGTGGCGGTCAAGAGCTACGCCTGGTACTGGGCTCTGCACTCGACCCGGAAGACCCCCGGCGGACAGTGCTACGACGTGGCGGACAACACCAACGACCAGGTCTACAAGCCGTCGTCGGCACAGTCCGCGACGTCGGCCGCGGTGGACCGCACCTGGTCGACCCGGATGACCCGGAACGGCAGCATCCTGCGGGCCCACTATTGCGCGACCACCACGGCGTGCGGCGGCTGGGTGGACGGGGATTGGCTGTCCCAGTACGGCTCGCGTGACCTGGCCAACGCGGGTCGGAGCCATCAGGCGATTCTGCGCCACTACTACAGCGACGTGGTCCTCTCCTGA
- a CDS encoding Rieske 2Fe-2S domain-containing protein, translating into MLRQALTRIEQADALDGASDKLQAAVSSAVRPRTLRDVLHGSRLGHPLHPVLVQVPIGAFLSAAVLDLRPSRSNASTALIGVGLAGVLPAAVAGWVDWSEMTRDRRRVGLVHAATNLVATGLYAGSLIARLTGRSKSGRALAFAGLSVAGAGAFLGGHLSYAQGGGTSHAAPEVARVPEEWTVAGSLASLPEGKPAARRVGDTAVLLFRQGDQVSALIDRCSHEGGPLSEGSVVDGCVVCPWHGSTFRINDGAVIHGPAGNDQPTLPVRVRDGMVEVRRP; encoded by the coding sequence ATGTTGCGGCAGGCACTCACCCGGATCGAACAGGCCGACGCCCTCGACGGCGCCAGCGACAAACTGCAGGCCGCGGTCTCGTCCGCGGTCCGGCCGCGCACCCTGCGCGACGTATTGCACGGGAGCCGGCTGGGGCATCCACTCCACCCGGTGCTCGTCCAGGTGCCGATCGGGGCCTTCCTCTCCGCCGCGGTCCTCGACCTCCGCCCGTCCCGGTCGAACGCCTCGACCGCCCTCATCGGGGTCGGTCTGGCCGGGGTGCTGCCGGCCGCGGTGGCCGGTTGGGTCGACTGGTCGGAGATGACCCGGGACCGGCGGCGGGTCGGGCTCGTCCACGCCGCCACCAATCTGGTGGCCACCGGGCTCTATGCCGGCTCCCTGATCGCCCGGCTCACCGGGCGATCGAAATCGGGGCGGGCGTTGGCTTTCGCGGGCCTTTCGGTTGCGGGTGCCGGTGCCTTTCTGGGAGGGCATCTGTCGTACGCCCAAGGCGGCGGGACCAGTCATGCGGCGCCCGAGGTCGCCCGTGTGCCGGAGGAATGGACCGTGGCCGGGTCGCTCGCCTCCCTGCCCGAGGGGAAGCCCGCGGCACGGCGGGTCGGCGACACCGCGGTGCTGCTCTTCCGCCAGGGCGACCAGGTGAGTGCCCTGATCGACAGGTGCTCGCACGAGGGCGGGCCGCTCAGCGAAGGGTCGGTCGTCGACGGGTGTGTGGTCTGCCCGTGGCACGGGAGCACCTTCCGGATCAACGACGGGGCGGTGATCCACGGGCCGGCCGGGAATGATCAGCCGACCCTGCCGGTCCGCGTGCGCGACGGGATGGTCGAGGTGCGCCGCCCCTGA
- a CDS encoding peptidase inhibitor family I36 protein, producing MNIRKGLAVAGAALAVATSVLGFSSPASAAARDGDCDSGEFCYYYNSDQAGSISDFAASENDYGATQPECYEFKGAGNGQGVCVKNNAASVWNRTGSTVRVYYNSNFGGAHQDFAAGAKGNLNSTLKNNNASHEFAPSSRTDMSDALYKASGGQVTAAFDGYESTPGRHEGIDFARSIGSDVHALVSGTVIYVARGATGSGGLSTISVYNSSLNKTVIYLHTAPKAAVTVGDAISKGELIADESWRGVSSSSAAHTHVEVRNGRQTHAAVSVGDPVLDNPDPTAFWHSQGYNEK from the coding sequence ATGAACATCCGTAAAGGCCTGGCCGTCGCCGGTGCCGCGCTCGCCGTGGCCACCTCCGTCCTGGGTTTCTCGTCGCCGGCATCGGCGGCGGCCCGTGACGGCGACTGCGACAGCGGCGAATTCTGCTACTACTACAACAGCGACCAGGCGGGGTCCATCTCGGACTTCGCCGCCTCGGAGAACGATTACGGCGCGACCCAGCCGGAGTGCTACGAGTTCAAGGGCGCGGGCAACGGCCAGGGCGTCTGCGTCAAGAACAACGCCGCCTCGGTCTGGAACCGCACGGGCAGCACTGTGCGCGTCTACTACAACAGCAACTTCGGCGGAGCCCACCAGGACTTCGCGGCCGGGGCGAAGGGCAACCTCAACAGCACGCTGAAGAACAACAACGCCTCGCACGAGTTCGCACCGTCGTCCCGCACGGACATGTCGGACGCGCTGTACAAGGCGAGCGGCGGCCAGGTGACGGCCGCGTTCGACGGTTACGAGAGCACTCCGGGACGGCACGAGGGAATCGACTTCGCCCGCAGCATCGGCTCGGACGTGCACGCCCTGGTGTCCGGAACCGTCATCTACGTCGCCCGCGGAGCCACCGGCAGTGGCGGGCTGTCGACGATCTCGGTCTACAACTCCTCGCTGAACAAGACGGTGATCTACCTGCACACCGCACCGAAGGCGGCGGTGACCGTGGGCGACGCGATCAGCAAGGGCGAACTCATCGCTGACGAGTCGTGGCGCGGGGTGTCGTCCAGCTCGGCCGCGCACACGCACGTCGAGGTCCGCAACGGCCGGCAGACCCATGCGGCGGTCAGCGTCGGCGACCCGGTTCTCGACAACCCGGACCCGACCGCGTTCTGGCACTCGCAGGGATACAACGAGAAGTGA
- the mscL gene encoding large conductance mechanosensitive channel protein MscL yields the protein MFQGFKDFIMRGNVVDLAVGVVIGTAFTALVASFTKSFLEPLIKWISGGTGELKGEWKPAEGVVFTYAAFINTLITFLLTAAVLYFLVVMPLNKLAERRRRGEEPPPKAPSEEVKLLTEIRDALLRGQGNQVPNSALDEVLKRSHPDQPR from the coding sequence ATGTTCCAAGGCTTCAAAGACTTCATCATGCGCGGCAACGTCGTCGACCTCGCGGTCGGCGTCGTCATCGGTACCGCGTTCACCGCGCTCGTCGCCAGCTTCACCAAGTCGTTCCTGGAGCCGCTGATCAAGTGGATCTCCGGCGGCACCGGAGAACTCAAGGGCGAGTGGAAGCCGGCCGAGGGTGTGGTCTTCACCTACGCCGCGTTCATCAACACCCTCATCACCTTCCTGCTGACCGCCGCGGTCCTCTACTTCCTCGTCGTCATGCCGCTCAACAAGCTGGCCGAGCGTCGTCGTCGTGGTGAGGAGCCGCCGCCGAAGGCGCCCAGCGAAGAGGTCAAGCTGCTCACCGAGATCCGCGATGCACTGCTGCGTGGCCAGGGCAACCAGGTCCCCAACAGCGCCCTCGACGAGGTCCTCAAGCGGTCCCACCCCGACCAGCCCCGCTGA
- a CDS encoding L,D-transpeptidase family protein: MRRALAITIAAAAALSLAAGCDSETTTAEGPPPAVPSSSSPAAATGSPSQPAPAPTVSSVPAMPEPKRKLKTGLKGADVLALQQRLTELGYWNGKADGRFGSTTQQAVYAVQKAAGINRDGTVGPKTQKALTEGVRPEARSTTGTLVEIDLKRQLLLLVTDGRVTQTFNTSTGSNEYYEQEGQTYRADTPRGRFKVGRQIDGWRNAPLGLLWRPKYFNGGIAVHGAPSVPPYPASHGCARVSVAAMNWLWKNDAIPLKTRVWVY, encoded by the coding sequence GTGCGAAGAGCTCTGGCGATCACGATCGCGGCCGCGGCGGCGCTGTCCCTCGCCGCGGGTTGCGATTCGGAGACAACGACTGCGGAGGGGCCGCCTCCGGCCGTACCGTCATCGTCGTCGCCTGCCGCGGCCACCGGATCGCCGTCGCAGCCGGCTCCCGCGCCCACCGTTTCTTCGGTGCCGGCCATGCCGGAGCCGAAACGGAAACTGAAGACCGGCCTCAAGGGGGCTGACGTCCTGGCGCTGCAGCAACGCCTCACCGAGCTGGGTTATTGGAACGGCAAGGCGGACGGCAGATTCGGGTCGACCACCCAGCAGGCGGTCTACGCGGTGCAGAAAGCGGCGGGCATCAACCGCGACGGCACGGTCGGACCCAAAACCCAGAAAGCCTTGACCGAGGGGGTACGCCCGGAGGCGCGCTCAACCACCGGGACATTGGTTGAGATCGATCTGAAACGACAGCTGCTGCTCCTGGTCACCGACGGTCGGGTCACCCAGACCTTCAACACGTCGACCGGCTCGAACGAGTATTACGAGCAGGAGGGCCAGACCTACCGGGCCGACACTCCGCGCGGGAGGTTCAAGGTGGGCCGGCAGATCGACGGCTGGCGCAACGCCCCGCTGGGCCTGTTGTGGCGTCCCAAATACTTCAACGGCGGCATCGCGGTGCACGGCGCCCCGAGCGTTCCGCCCTACCCGGCGTCACACGGTTGTGCCCGGGTCTCGGTCGCCGCGATGAACTGGTTGTGGAAGAACGACGCCATTCCCCTGAAAACGCGGGTCTGGGTCTACTGA
- a CDS encoding phytase: MQRTTGIAALVALTTLAAGLPAYAAERPPRQITATIETPSLFDDEAGGDADADDPAIWINPADRGRSLVIGTAKNGGLRVYDLKGREVQSIATPEGGRFNNVDVLSGFKLGKKKVDIAVVTDRGLDKLRIYKIEANGLTDITSADVPLLFSKDEAEVEEQATGYGIAVYDRYAVVSRRHSTRLGIFRLEEKNGKVTYRTTDTLDLPREFRLPNGERWTPCLEPGEDPQVEGMVVDAEAGVLYAAQEDVALWRINLAGGTFSSIPRVVERVREFGQPATYDPETEECTVEYVNGYGGRITADVEGATVYPTGKRSGYLIVSSQGDSRFFVYDRRTNKPLTIFSVTDGRNADGVQHSDGAAVTAVALPGYPKGLLVLHDGENTPNDDRTSTNFKFVDWRSLGLPS, translated from the coding sequence ATGCAACGAACCACCGGCATCGCCGCGCTCGTCGCGCTGACCACTCTCGCCGCCGGTCTCCCGGCGTATGCGGCCGAGCGTCCACCGCGGCAGATCACCGCCACCATCGAGACTCCGAGCCTCTTCGACGACGAGGCCGGCGGTGACGCTGACGCCGACGACCCCGCCATCTGGATCAACCCGGCCGATCGGGGCCGCAGCCTGGTCATCGGCACCGCCAAGAACGGCGGTCTGCGCGTCTACGACCTCAAGGGCCGCGAAGTCCAGTCGATCGCCACGCCCGAGGGCGGCCGTTTCAACAACGTCGACGTGCTCTCCGGCTTCAAACTCGGCAAGAAGAAGGTCGACATCGCCGTGGTCACCGACCGCGGCCTCGACAAGCTGCGCATTTACAAGATCGAAGCGAACGGCCTCACCGACATCACCTCGGCTGACGTCCCGCTGCTCTTCTCGAAGGACGAGGCCGAGGTCGAGGAGCAGGCGACCGGCTACGGCATCGCCGTCTACGACCGCTACGCGGTGGTGAGCCGCCGGCACAGCACGCGGCTGGGTATTTTCCGACTCGAGGAGAAGAACGGAAAGGTCACCTACCGCACCACGGACACCTTGGATCTGCCCCGCGAGTTCCGCCTGCCGAACGGCGAGCGCTGGACGCCGTGCCTCGAGCCCGGCGAGGACCCGCAGGTCGAGGGCATGGTCGTGGACGCCGAGGCGGGCGTGCTCTACGCCGCCCAGGAGGACGTCGCCCTCTGGCGCATCAACCTGGCCGGCGGCACGTTCAGCAGCATCCCGCGGGTGGTCGAGCGGGTCCGCGAGTTCGGCCAGCCCGCCACCTACGACCCGGAGACGGAGGAATGCACCGTCGAGTACGTCAACGGCTACGGCGGCCGCATCACCGCCGACGTCGAGGGCGCCACCGTCTACCCGACCGGCAAACGCAGCGGCTACCTGATCGTTTCCAGTCAGGGCGACAGCCGCTTCTTCGTCTACGACCGACGCACCAACAAGCCGCTGACCATCTTCTCGGTCACCGACGGTCGCAACGCGGACGGCGTCCAGCACTCCGACGGCGCCGCCGTCACCGCGGTGGCCCTCCCCGGCTACCCGAAGGGCCTCCTGGTCCTCCATGACGGCGAGAACACCCCGAACGACGACCGCACCAGCACCAACTTCAAATTCGTCGACTGGCGTTCTCTGGGCCTGCCGTCCTGA
- a CDS encoding zf-HC2 domain-containing protein, with product MACERWREMLSAQLDGEDDPAMRPMVDEHLAGCAGCRDWLDRAAVVNRLTRTAPVPEVPDLTAAILAALPEQPPARRRRLPRVPVAAVLYVALALVGAVQLILGLTQVGGGATVDHAHNGLGATQGHLWHESAAWNVAVGAGYLFIALRRTRPTGLVPMLTAFVGMLLLISVTDLTGGRVDVGRLVGHGFVIAGYLLVVALSRGVGGGEVRPPGSRMGIGWRARFDTETREDAPRPGLRLLPPPRGPLTAQHTDDHRAA from the coding sequence ATGGCATGTGAGCGGTGGCGCGAGATGCTGTCCGCGCAGCTGGACGGCGAGGACGACCCGGCGATGCGCCCGATGGTGGACGAGCACCTGGCCGGGTGCGCGGGCTGCCGGGACTGGCTGGACCGGGCGGCGGTGGTCAACCGGCTGACCCGGACGGCCCCGGTGCCCGAGGTGCCGGACCTGACGGCCGCGATCCTGGCCGCGCTGCCGGAGCAGCCGCCCGCGCGGCGTCGCCGGCTGCCACGAGTGCCGGTGGCGGCCGTGCTCTACGTGGCCCTGGCTCTGGTCGGTGCGGTGCAGCTGATCCTCGGGCTGACCCAGGTCGGCGGCGGGGCGACCGTGGACCACGCGCACAACGGGCTGGGCGCCACACAGGGGCACCTCTGGCACGAGTCGGCGGCGTGGAACGTGGCGGTCGGTGCCGGTTATCTCTTCATCGCGCTGCGGCGGACCCGGCCGACGGGTCTGGTGCCGATGCTCACCGCATTCGTCGGGATGTTGCTGCTGATCTCGGTCACCGACCTGACCGGTGGTCGCGTGGACGTCGGTCGGCTGGTCGGTCACGGGTTTGTGATCGCCGGATATCTGCTGGTGGTGGCGCTCTCTCGCGGGGTCGGCGGCGGAGAGGTGCGGCCGCCCGGCTCCCGGATGGGGATCGGGTGGCGGGCCCGTTTCGACACCGAGACGCGCGAGGATGCCCCGCGGCCGGGGTTGCGGCTGCTGCCACCGCCGCGCGGCCCGCTGACCGCGCAGCACACGGACGATCACCGGGCGGCTTAA
- a CDS encoding CGNR zinc finger domain-containing protein: MSWKASARHGVREAPGGFALVQELLNTRPAMSYAPDLLASVEDAQWWVTDALGLWSHVSGLPGPTLLLSVADLRSMRRLRTAFEHVVTAGASPEVDEALLPPADVQVSLVPDGTGWVRVVPTGRGVRWLASALWAEALLAQQAGMWPRLKLCNNQACRAAFFDTSRNNSGVWHDVSTCGNTANLRAFRERRRMLGHEHQ, from the coding sequence ATGTCATGGAAGGCCAGCGCGCGGCACGGCGTACGGGAGGCGCCCGGTGGATTCGCGCTCGTGCAGGAGTTGCTGAACACTCGACCGGCGATGTCCTATGCGCCTGACCTGCTGGCCAGCGTCGAGGACGCCCAGTGGTGGGTGACCGATGCGCTGGGCCTGTGGTCGCACGTGTCGGGGCTGCCGGGCCCGACTCTGCTGCTCTCCGTCGCCGATCTGCGGTCGATGCGCCGACTGCGCACCGCTTTCGAGCATGTGGTGACGGCCGGGGCGAGCCCCGAGGTGGATGAGGCTCTGCTGCCACCGGCCGACGTGCAGGTGAGCCTGGTGCCGGACGGGACGGGCTGGGTGCGGGTGGTGCCGACCGGCCGGGGCGTGCGGTGGCTGGCGTCGGCGCTGTGGGCGGAGGCGCTGCTGGCCCAGCAGGCGGGGATGTGGCCGCGGCTGAAACTGTGCAACAACCAGGCGTGCCGGGCCGCCTTCTTCGACACCTCGCGGAACAACAGCGGCGTCTGGCACGACGTCAGCACTTGCGGCAACACGGCCAACCTGCGCGCTTTCCGGGAGCGGCGCCGGATGCTCGGCCACGAACATCAGTGA
- a CDS encoding peptidoglycan-binding domain-containing protein, producing MRRPRLALGLATLCMAVGLPAPAWAGTSDSAAQHTLTTAARPVVDMEATVLAAQIDPRRADDTLTPGAKSSVLAVEQALQARNLLAAQWVDGYFGTQTVSAYAAYQRSLGYSGLDANGLPGLTSLTRLGQDRYTVGNTIGPGAKVSRDGYVVNARTQSMLTEAERLLGFRLVLDQGSYNPGGDPTSAGTHDGGGVVDISVTGMTAAKRTSVAKALRQVGFAAWVRSPSQGDWPWHIHAAAINDTDLSTQAQHQVGDYYLGLNGLADRGPDDGPKVTIRTWEQYQRTR from the coding sequence ATGCGCCGTCCGCGGTTAGCCCTCGGGCTCGCGACGCTCTGCATGGCCGTCGGCCTCCCGGCCCCAGCGTGGGCCGGGACATCCGACAGCGCAGCGCAACACACCCTCACCACGGCCGCCCGGCCGGTCGTGGACATGGAGGCGACCGTCCTGGCCGCCCAGATCGACCCCCGCCGCGCCGACGACACCCTGACACCCGGCGCGAAGAGTTCGGTCCTCGCCGTCGAACAGGCACTCCAGGCCAGGAATCTGCTGGCCGCACAGTGGGTGGACGGCTACTTCGGCACCCAGACCGTGTCCGCGTACGCGGCCTACCAGCGCTCGCTCGGCTACAGCGGCCTGGACGCGAACGGGCTACCCGGCCTGACGTCGCTGACGAGACTCGGGCAGGACCGGTACACGGTCGGCAACACGATCGGGCCCGGCGCGAAGGTCTCCCGTGACGGGTACGTCGTCAACGCCCGTACCCAGTCGATGCTCACCGAGGCGGAGCGGCTGCTCGGCTTCAGGCTGGTGCTCGACCAGGGCTCGTACAACCCCGGCGGTGACCCGACCTCGGCCGGCACGCACGACGGCGGTGGTGTCGTCGACATCTCGGTCACCGGCATGACCGCGGCCAAGCGCACCTCGGTCGCGAAGGCTCTGCGTCAGGTCGGCTTCGCCGCCTGGGTCCGCAGCCCGAGCCAGGGCGACTGGCCATGGCACATCCACGCTGCGGCGATCAACGACACCGACCTGTCCACCCAGGCACAGCACCAGGTCGGCGACTACTACCTCGGCCTCAACGGCCTGGCCGACCGCGGCCCGGACGACGGCCCCAAGGTCACCATCCGCACCTGGGAGCAGTACCAGCGCACGCGGTGA
- a CDS encoding NBR1-Ig-like domain-containing protein, protein MEDQRAATAKFAEQLRELRAGVGNPSFRTMAGRSGRISHTTLHEAAAGTRFPSWETTREFVRACEADETRWRQLWDDAQQRNEDDPAPQEAAVPTVPAVRRTPRRFRWIAAGAAAVVTALAAVGVVVRFRVSSADGAVAAPSPSASFSDSLIPGDSSRFVGDVTFPDGAKVKVNQRFDKVWALANVGTVAWHKRFLAPTSPNGEGGCQVPDRVPIGDTPPGDQVMITVPVVAPSSPGKCMVSWKMVDENGQPFFPSRRPVYFLVNVI, encoded by the coding sequence ATGGAAGACCAGCGTGCCGCCACCGCGAAGTTCGCCGAACAGCTGCGGGAGTTACGGGCCGGCGTGGGCAACCCGTCGTTCCGGACGATGGCCGGGCGATCGGGCCGGATCTCGCACACCACACTGCACGAGGCCGCCGCCGGGACCAGGTTCCCCTCATGGGAGACCACACGGGAGTTCGTCCGGGCATGCGAGGCCGACGAGACCCGGTGGCGACAGCTCTGGGACGACGCCCAGCAACGAAACGAGGACGACCCGGCGCCCCAGGAAGCCGCGGTGCCGACCGTGCCGGCGGTTCGACGCACACCGCGCCGCTTCCGCTGGATCGCCGCCGGAGCCGCGGCGGTGGTGACGGCCCTCGCCGCCGTGGGCGTCGTCGTCCGATTCCGGGTATCGAGCGCGGACGGCGCCGTGGCGGCCCCGTCTCCGTCGGCGAGCTTCTCCGATTCGCTGATCCCCGGCGACTCCAGCCGATTCGTCGGCGACGTGACGTTCCCGGACGGCGCGAAGGTGAAGGTGAACCAGCGGTTCGACAAGGTCTGGGCGCTGGCGAACGTGGGCACGGTCGCCTGGCACAAGCGATTCCTGGCACCGACGAGCCCCAACGGTGAGGGCGGCTGTCAGGTCCCGGACCGGGTGCCGATCGGTGACACACCGCCCGGCGACCAGGTGATGATCACCGTTCCGGTGGTCGCGCCGAGCAGCCCCGGAAAGTGCATGGTGAGCTGGAAGATGGTCGACGAGAACGGGCAGCCGTTCTTCCCCAGCCGCCGGCCCGTGTATTTCCTGGTCAACGTCATCTGA
- a CDS encoding dihydrolipoyl dehydrogenase family protein, with protein MDDVRNVDVVVIGLGVGGEEAAGRLAAAGLDVIGVEHNLVGGECPYWGCIPTKMMVRAGSALAEARRIPGLAGAATVEPDWAPVARRIREQATDDWNDKVAVDRFTSKGGTFVRGRATITGPGRVKVGEQEYAASRALVVATGTVAVIPPIDGLAGTPYWTNREAVEATTLPESLVILGGGAIGCEFAQVFARFGVQVTIIEGSDRILAMEEPESSEVAASVIGATIRTGVRATNVSHDGGFTVQLSDGSSVSGEKLLVATGRAARLGDLGLDRIGLDPTTRFLTTDDRMRAADRVWAVGDVTGNGAFTHMAMYEADIAVRDILGQGGPGADYRARPRVTFIDPEIGAVGLTAAQARSSLTNVRVGHVPLGHTSRGFVHGPGNEGFIKVVADMDRGVLVGATTAGPAGGEMIGALAVAVHAEVPITTLQSQIWAYPTFHRGIGDALKAL; from the coding sequence ATGGACGACGTGCGGAACGTGGACGTGGTGGTCATCGGACTCGGCGTGGGCGGCGAGGAGGCCGCCGGACGACTCGCCGCCGCCGGACTCGACGTGATCGGGGTGGAACACAACCTGGTCGGCGGCGAATGCCCGTACTGGGGATGCATCCCGACCAAGATGATGGTCCGGGCCGGATCCGCGCTCGCCGAAGCCCGCCGCATCCCCGGTCTCGCCGGCGCCGCCACCGTCGAACCCGACTGGGCGCCCGTCGCCCGCCGGATCCGCGAGCAGGCCACCGACGACTGGAACGACAAGGTCGCCGTCGACAGGTTCACGAGTAAGGGCGGGACTTTCGTGCGCGGCCGGGCCACCATCACCGGTCCCGGCCGGGTCAAGGTCGGCGAGCAGGAGTACGCCGCCTCGCGCGCCCTGGTCGTCGCCACCGGCACGGTCGCCGTCATCCCGCCGATCGACGGTCTCGCCGGCACCCCGTACTGGACCAACCGGGAAGCCGTCGAGGCCACCACCCTGCCCGAGTCGCTCGTCATCCTCGGTGGTGGTGCCATCGGCTGCGAGTTCGCCCAGGTCTTCGCCCGCTTCGGGGTCCAGGTCACGATCATCGAGGGGTCCGACCGGATCCTCGCCATGGAGGAACCCGAGTCCTCCGAAGTCGCCGCCTCGGTGATCGGCGCCACCATCCGTACCGGAGTCCGTGCCACGAACGTCTCCCACGACGGCGGCTTCACCGTCCAACTCTCCGACGGCAGCTCCGTCTCCGGCGAGAAGCTCCTCGTCGCCACCGGACGCGCCGCCCGCCTCGGTGATCTCGGCCTGGACCGCATCGGACTCGACCCGACCACCCGCTTCCTGACCACCGACGACCGGATGCGCGCCGCCGACCGGGTGTGGGCGGTCGGCGACGTGACAGGCAACGGCGCCTTCACCCATATGGCCATGTACGAGGCCGACATCGCCGTCCGCGACATCCTCGGCCAGGGCGGACCGGGTGCCGACTACCGCGCCCGACCCCGCGTCACCTTCATCGACCCGGAGATCGGTGCGGTCGGACTCACCGCTGCTCAAGCACGTTCCTCGCTGACGAACGTGCGCGTCGGGCACGTTCCCCTCGGTCACACCTCACGCGGCTTCGTACACGGGCCCGGCAACGAGGGCTTCATCAAAGTCGTCGCCGACATGGACCGGGGTGTGCTGGTCGGCGCCACCACCGCGGGACCGGCCGGCGGCGAGATGATCGGGGCGCTCGCCGTCGCCGTCCACGCCGAGGTGCCGATCACCACCTTGCAGAGCCAGATCTGGGCGTACCCGACCTTCCACCGCGGCATCGGCGACGCGCTCAAGGCTCTCTGA